A single region of the Triticum dicoccoides isolate Atlit2015 ecotype Zavitan chromosome 2B, WEW_v2.0, whole genome shotgun sequence genome encodes:
- the LOC119368051 gene encoding HVA22-like protein j, which translates to MTVVERFLDWTVSWLPMYRKAKLLLILYLCHPSTQSAGSGARVRWLPSSAGGEAQGRHRLVQLELRARARDVTASQLKAAAAVSQVWLFEAIQCVSSQLQAARSGQEGAAH; encoded by the exons ATGACGGTCGTCGAGAGGTTCTTGGACTGGACGGTGTCGTGGCTGCCGATGTATAGAAAAGCGAAGCTGCTGCTCATTCTCTACCTCTGTCACCCCAGCACACAG AGTGCGGGGAGCGGGGCACGTGTACGATGGCTTCCTTCGTCCGCTGGTGGCGAGGCACAAGGACGACATCGACTGGTCCAGTTGGAGCTGAGGGCCAGAGCGAGGGACGTGACTGCGTCGCAACTCAAGGCGGCGGCTGCCGTTAGTCAGGTGTGGCTCTTCGAGGCTATCCAATGTGTTTCGTCGCAGCTGCAGGCCGCGAGATCAGGCCAGGAAGGCGCCGCACATTGA